A window of Fusarium musae strain F31 chromosome 1, whole genome shotgun sequence genomic DNA:
GATCATGTGCCCTTGAACCTCGCTTGCGAACATGGCTCGGTGGCCGTGGTTGAGATGCTGTTGAAGCATGGGGCCAAGATCTTGCCTGATGCTGAAGGCCTTTACCCTCAGCATCTCGTAGCGAGGGCTGGCCAAACCTCAGAACTGCTCCTACTCCTCAAGCAATATGGCGCTGATCTCGACCAAATTGATAAACTTTATGGATGGACACCACTAGTACATTCTGCAAGCGAAGGCAATGTCGACTGTCTTCAAGCACTACTCAAGGTCGGGGTCGATGCAAGCATCGTGGATGAGAAGGACCTTCCAGCCATGTACTATGCTGCTTGGGAGGGACACCTTGCGTGTATGAAATTGCTAACTCCATTCAACACACGACCACGAGCCAGTCCCTTCATGGTGCAGCCTGCCTTGGGTCCTATGGACTCAAGTACAGCGCCTCTGCCCATGTCTCTTGATCCCGATGCGATCCCCGAACTCGAACTTCCTCCTCCAATCATTCCTCTGCGCCGATACGGACACAACTTCCTTGACACAAAGACAGTTGTTCAGATCTCTTTCGGAGATTTCGAGGAACAGCCCcttgtcttcttccaggATGGAAAATACCCTGCCGCTCGCCTCACGATTTCTTCAAAGGTTTCGGATCTTATACCGAAGAATATCATTCTGCCTTTCCAAGAAGACACTCGTATGGTATCCTTCCAGGTTGACAACTTGGACACTTTCAGTCTTGATATCGACGTGTTCCCCACATATGGCGCAAAGGTTATTGCCAAGACGGTCGCCCTATCAAGCATCTTCAAGGGACTACAAGGCTCTTCGGCATGTTGTTTGCCATTGTTTGATCCCCGCCTTCGCGCCATTGGACAGATCAGCTTCACTGTGCAGGTCATCAAGCCATTCCAAGGGCAGCCTCTGGAGATTACCGACTTTGAAACCTACTGGAAAGCAACAAGCCAATTCAACCAACCAACTAGCGCTATTGTCACTGGATCGAGCCTCTCGGGCGATTATGTAAGGCTATTTGTCCAATATACCAGTGACGGTGTCCCTGTGCTCTGGCCTAGATGGACAATAGCCTGCGGTGGCCTTGATATTCCTGTCTGCAGATTGACTCTGGAACAATTCACTTCCATGACTATCAGGAGCAACAGCCGTGCAGAACTCCCCAACTTGAAAACCAAGTCAGCTGAAAGCATGGCTGAGGTCTATCACATCCTTGCGACGGCCGGTGTGACACTTCAGGAAGCACTTTCTTTACTCAACCCTGGAATGCATGTCAATCTACAAGTATTGTACCCAACTcccgaggaagaaaaggcctTCTCGCTTGGGCCTGCTTTGGATGTCAACGTGTTTGTCGATTCAATCCTCAACATTGTGTTCGAGCATGCGCGAACACAACGTGCACAGGCTCCTGATGTGGTCCGATCGATTGTATTCAGCAGCTTCAGCCCTCGACTATGTACGGCCTTGAATTGGAAGCAGCCCAATTTCCCTGTTTTCTTGTGTAACGACCTCGGACGAGAGGAGACCTCGGGACCCAGTGGAAGGCGCAGTACCTCCATTAAGGAGGTCGTGAGAATTGCCCAAAGCAATAACTTCATGGGATTAATATGTTATTCTCGACTACTGGTATGTTGAAACTACGCTTCTCTGCTATTGACAAACTCTTTGCTGACTGCCAATAGGACATGGTACCTGCACTGGTAGATGCTGTCAAGTCTCATGGGCTGGCTTTGGTGACAGACAAGTCATCGGACTCACCGGATGCGAGCCCAATGACTGATCCTTTCCCTCGACCACCCAAGGGCGTCGATGGAGTTCTGAAAAGCCATGGTATTTTGCGTTTCAATGATTCAATAGACATGTAGGTGGCTGTAATGAGACATGCCCGAATAACGACTGAAATGGCCGGGACGGATAGAAAAAGAGGGATCTGAAGACATGCGTTGATCGGATAGAACTATTCTCCACTGTGTATTTGCACTTGTCATACCAAATTAACTAAATGCTTGATAATTATGATTAGGCACCTTTGTAGTCATACTTGAGCGACGACAACTCCTTCTCGGGGTCAACACTACCCATGACCATCTTTGACACCAGAATAATACCATAGACCACCAAGGGCAAGTATCCCATTCCGGGCCATACGGCTTCACTTTTTGTTCTGCCTATTGCCCAGGCCATCAAAATCAAAACTAGGCCGAGACCCAAATTTAGGTAGGGCAGATAAGTTTCGAGCGGCGACCTTCGTTCGACGTAGCTGAACGAACTCCTACGTTGTCGTGGCCTCCCACGAGGTACATACGGCACATCGTCTActtcgtcctcatcgtcatcgtcaaatACGCCTGAAGACTCCCTTGTTGATAGGGATGGTGGGCGAGTGGGTCGCGGAGTTCTGGGCTTTGCCCAACTATCAAGAAATGGAATTCctgatgatgctggtggttggtgatgaagcAAATATGCcgtggagaagagagaagttAGGCTGAGGAGAGCGAGAAGTGCTGTAGGAGGGTTTATGAGGGCGGGAAGATAGGGGATGGTTGCTAGAAGGGGTATGGCAAGGAGGAAGCGGCGAAACTGGATATCTCGAGCGGCATTTTCCGCTGCGAGCTGATTGATATAGTCTTCTTGTTCTAATGCTAGTGTTAGATGTGCATTTTGAGTATTTTGCTAAGACTGTTATGGTATACCTTGTTCATCCAAAGCTTCAGGCTGTGAGTCTGTAGAGTCTTCCTCTGGATAGTGAAATGTGCGCCTCAAACGGGCTGTCGTTCCCCGATAAGCAGGCATGATAAAGTCGCTAAGACCCGACAAAAGACTTGATCTGAAGAGAAAATATACAGTATTAAGAATAAGAAAGAGTTGAGGCCAGGTTGTGATGCAAGAGCCTGTCTTTCGTCAGTCACATGGTAAAACTGTCCACGAGGTTGCAGTGAGGCTCAGCCTTATGACGCCACACAGGCCCTTGCCCcacctaggggaggaaaactcaggaccttagCCCTAGGTGATGAAAATATCTAGGTAAGCTTAGCCTTGATTTAGGTGACTTtgtgctaagtttattttgacaccctgcatcaaggttcagtgttttcttgctccgtAAGGCCCACCTCCACTGAGCAACATCGGATCGGCGTCCGGCAGCAAAATTTCGCCGATATCGAGCAATTGAGAGCCTCAGCTGATCAACTCCCACTCAGTTGATTACCAGAAATTTAGCCCAAAATCACCATGTCGCAACAACTAGCGCTACCTCGGATCGTCCGACGACGCTTGGCGGCTGTTCTCAATTCAAGAACTGTCACGTTGAGACCTGCACAGAGAAGATGGATGACTCCCGCACCGAAGCCTGGAGATGGGCCCATGATGTCGAGGAGGGCGGACCGAGAGCTTCCAGGTACGGACAATTAAAACCCGATAAGCAATCGAACTATACTGACACTTGTGACTGTGTAGATGTAGCTGATGTGACATTCCGCTGGCGCCGTACTTtccccatcttcttcttcatcatggccgctTCATCagtcgccatcttcaactacCAAAAGATGTCCTCACCCGTCGTCTCCTCGACACTCTACGCTCTACGAACCAACCAAGATGCTCGCGATATCCTCGGTGATGAGATCTACTTCAAGCATCAGATTCCCTGGATCCACGGCGAGATGAACCAGCTTCACGGCCGTATCGATATCTGGTTCTCAGTACGAGGCACAAAGGGCGAGGGTGTCATGCGCTTTGCTAGCAACAGACCTAGCAGCaagggcttcttctcaactacAGAGTGGAGTCTTACCATGAGCGATGGTACGAGGTTGGATCTTTTGGACAATGGTGATCCTTTCAAGGCGCTCACTGGAGGTGTTGAGGATCTTCCTGCTGTAGAGGAGGATGCTCCTACAAGAGGATTCCGAAAGCAGGTCGAATACAAGTGAGGCATGATGGGCCACTCAAAGGGAACATGGGAGGCGAGCATTGTTGTTGAAATGAATTTGATAACCCTGGGTACTCCGGTTGTAGTCGAATCTGTACAGTAGatggtgtgtgtgtgtgtgtgtgtataATACAAAAAGCCCGCTTATGATCTCTCCCATTTTATCATACGTAGTACAAAGTCCCTCTTACAATCCATGGTAAAAGTCATTAGTCTTGAAGCTGCGCCGCTTCTCTCTCATTCTTCAGCTGAAGATGCCTTTCCCGTGCTGCTTGGAGCTTAGCCTCATGATCAGGGTTGCGCTCTAGTAGAGTAGCCAAAGCAGCTTCgcgatgaggttgagggggagcctttcgcttcttggcGTCTTGGAGACGAACAACACGGCCCTTGGGACCGGCAATAGGTCCACCGACTAGCACAATACCCAAGTCGTTATCCACCATCATGACCTTGAGGTTCTGCACTGTGACGAATTCGTTACCCATACGACCAGGCATCTTCTTGCCGGGCATAACACGACTACCACTGCCCTGCGAAGGACCTGTTGTACCGATTGTTCGATGGTTCTTGGAGTTACCGTGCGAAGCTTCCTGGCCGGAGAAGCCGTGACGCTTCATACCACCAGCGAAACCCATACCCCGCGATCGGCCCTTGACATCGACGTACTGGCCCTTCTTGAACCAATCGGGAAGAATCTGAACACCAACGGGAAGAAGACCAGACTCGTTTCGGACCTTGAACTCGGCGAGCTCAGCCTTGGGGGCAATGCCCTTGGCCTCGTAGTAACCCAGCAGTGGGCTTGTGACGTTTCGACCATCACGCGAGCCCGCACCAATCTGCACAGCCCAGTAACCGTTCTTCTGTCGAGTCTTGTTGGCGACGACCTGGACCTGATCGAGCTGCAGCACAGTACAAGGCACACGGGTCTTTCCAACAAACACACTAGTCATGCCCTTCTTGGTAGCAAGGACACCCGAACGCAGAGGCGTAGTATTCTCCCGACGCTTCAGCGCAGCAGCAGGACCGCTCGTGAGCGCAGGGAGGCCGGAAGAAGGCTGATTGAATCGCTTGTGCTTGCTGCGAGGAGGAGCCGTGGTCCATCCATACTTGACACCGCGGGTAGCTGTGAgcgggaggaggagaggcCGGGCGGCGACGGCGCAGGGCCGTGGGAGGGCCAGGCGAATTGGCAGACGGGGAGGCATAATTGGTAATGAAGGCGGCGTGTCGACGGCGGCGGGTGACGCTGTCGAGGAGAGCAATTGGGCCGCCGTGGGTGGGATTGAGGGCGATGGGTCGGATCGGTTGATAGTGGTGAAAGATTTTGGGTGAGGTTGAGATACTGGAGAGCTTTTGCAGCACCCGGAGAATTCCCGGCTAGCAATGGCTGTGGTGAAATGGCACGACATTCAAGACGAGAGATGGATAGATGAAATAGTTTAATGAAGcggtttaaatataattcttatttGATTTTTATGAGACTTTATCATTCAATCTCTCTATTCAGTCTTTTTTGGTAGTTGTTGAATACTGTCGTTGACCTTCATCACCTCTAAATCCCAGGACCCCTCCCTCCAATGCCGCTCCCCATCTGATTCACACTCGTCCCTTTGAGTTTATGATCTCCCGGGTTCGCAGCAGCCTCGTAGATGATGTTTGCAGGCGCTCGTCCAAGTTGAGTCCATTCGCCTTTGAAACCAATATACGAGATACGGGTCAcatcctcatcgccatcgccaaagtTGTCCGCAAAGAAGAGCACCAGCCGCTGCACCTTTCCAAACAGGGCTCTCTTCACTGGAATCTCTTGTAGATCACTTGTCTGAGAGAGTTCGAGGGTTTGAATAGAATCTGACTCCTCGGCGGCTGCAAAGTCGAGATCATCTcggttgatgaagagatggagggtTTTGGGGGCTGAGGCCGAGGGGGATGTgcggatgaggatggagtgAAGCTTGATCTGGGCCGTAAATCTGGTACAGTTTAGTACAACATTTGTGTATAAGATGGGGTTTCACTTACGGCACTGTCATGAGAAgctgctcatcaacatcactctCTAGCTCAGGCTCAACGCTGAGCCTTTCTTGCCACGTCTTCTTGACGATTTTCTGACCAGCATCTCGTTGGGCTTCATTCAGAGTGACAATGTGATCAAAGTTGATTTGACTGTAGAGTGAGAACTGCACTGCTGGTGTGATGTCGTCGGAGTGATCATGCTCATGGTCGTGGTCGTGGCCATGGCCAGAATGTTCCTCATGGCAGTGAGACATGATGTCAAATTGATCTGAATAGTCCTGAAATGAGTAATTCGTAGAAGAAGTTGGTTTTGTGACTTTTCAGTCAAGCTCGTGGTGATGGTTGAATTGATGTCGGTTGTAAGTCAA
This region includes:
- the NUC2 gene encoding anaphase-promoting complex subunit Apc3 → MATLPSWKFGKQIQKRQLEVPEYAASFVNYKALKKLIKKLSATPTLTSQNDVLRSATPVDSQAALQANKATFFFQLVSSLRCYVFVMNIPTWLLNEEQERELDKVNAFYLQKEAELKIRLKTLLDKKKVIQSRHGISRRSAKFTTLEEGFQQFATDLNKLQQFVEINGTAFSKILKKWDKTSKSKTKELYLSRAVEVQPFFNATVISELSDQATTSLQELGAWSDGIQVNFQSGHVVTSQHFVGTDEGDADTLLLDTVITGNLESLKDLLQRMRSANDTGDGDSSLMERLTRTFLAAISEAPQESLRVLLDTGLVDLHSYDDINERNCLHQAAIYGKQYVLEWGLSVNVVVDRTDVYGRVPLHYASLHGRLEMLKVLLDANQKTIDLIDHDNFTPLIHAIIHGHLDCIELLLARSARIDPFSDSDHVPLNLACEHGSVAVVEMLLKHGAKILPDAEGLYPQHLVARAGQTSELLLLLKQYGADLDQIDKLYGWTPLVHSASEGNVDCLQALLKVGVDASIVDEKDLPAMYYAAWEGHLACMKLLTPFNTRPRASPFMVQPALGPMDSSTAPLPMSLDPDAIPELELPPPIIPLRRYGHNFLDTKTVVQISFGDFEEQPLVFFQDGKYPAARLTISSKVSDLIPKNIILPFQEDTRMVSFQVDNLDTFSLDIDVFPTYGAKVIAKTVALSSIFKGLQGSSACCLPLFDPRLRAIGQISFTVQVIKPFQGQPLEITDFETYWKATSQFNQPTSAIVTGSSLSGDYVRLFVQYTSDGVPVLWPRWTIACGGLDIPVCRLTLEQFTSMTIRSNSRAELPNLKTKSAESMAEVYHILATAGVTLQEALSLLNPGMHVNLQVLYPTPEEEKAFSLGPALDVNVFVDSILNIVFEHARTQRAQAPDVVRSIVFSSFSPRLCTALNWKQPNFPVFLCNDLGREETSGPSGRRSTSIKEVVRIAQSNNFMGLICYSRLLDMVPALVDAVKSHGLALVTDKSSDSPDASPMTDPFPRPPKGVDGVLKSHGILRFNDSIDM
- a CDS encoding hypothetical protein (EggNog:ENOG41), which translates into the protein MPAYRGTTARLRRTFHYPEEDSTDSQPEALDEQEQEDYINQLAAENAARDIQFRRFLLAIPLLATIPYLPALINPPTALLALLSLTSLFSTAYLLHHQPPASSGIPFLDSWAKPRTPRPTRPPSLSTRESSGVFDDDDEDEVDDVPYVPRGRPRQRRSSFSYVERRSPLETYLPYLNLGLGLVLILMAWAIGRTKSEAVWPGMGYLPLVVYGIILVSKMVMGSVDPEKELSSLKYDYKGA
- a CDS encoding hypothetical protein (EggNog:ENOG41~BUSCO:EOG09265LIB), yielding MSQQLALPRIVRRRLAAVLNSRTVTLRPAQRRWMTPAPKPGDGPMMSRRADRELPDVADVTFRWRRTFPIFFFIMAASSVAIFNYQKMSSPVVSSTLYALRTNQDARDILGDEIYFKHQIPWIHGEMNQLHGRIDIWFSVRGTKGEGVMRFASNRPSSKGFFSTTEWSLTMSDGTRLDLLDNGDPFKALTGGVEDLPAVEEDAPTRGFRKQVEYK
- a CDS encoding hypothetical protein (BUSCO:EOG092642CB); this encodes MPPRLPIRLALPRPCAVAARPLLLPLTATRGVKYGWTTAPPRSKHKRFNQPSSGLPALTSGPAAALKRRENTTPLRSGVLATKKGMTSVFVGKTRVPCTVLQLDQVQVVANKTRQKNGYWAVQIGAGSRDGRNVTSPLLGYYEAKGIAPKAELAEFKVRNESGLLPVGVQILPDWFKKGQYVDVKGRSRGMGFAGGMKRHGFSGQEASHGNSKNHRTIGTTGPSQGSGSRVMPGKKMPGRMGNEFVTVQNLKVMMVDNDLGIVLVGGPIAGPKGRVVRLQDAKKRKAPPQPHREAALATLLERNPDHEAKLQAARERHLQLKNEREAAQLQD
- a CDS encoding hypothetical protein (EggNog:ENOG41) — protein: MSHCHEEHSGHGHDHDHEHDHSDDITPAVQFSLYSQINFDHIVTLNEAQRDAGQKIVKKTWQERLSVEPELESDVDEQLLMTVPFTAQIKLHSILIRTSPSASAPKTLHLFINRDDLDFAAAEESDSIQTLELSQTSDLQEIPVKRALFGKVQRLVLFFADNFGDGDEDVTRISYIGFKGEWTQLGRAPANIIYEAAANPGDHKLKGTSVNQMGSGIGGRGPGI